From a region of the Candidatus Neomarinimicrobiota bacterium genome:
- a CDS encoding T9SS type A sorting domain-containing protein: WETKIGDRSFTLNEDTTLAFKYFNNEPPAGQIVEAKVVFSVDVGAYETMGIFSVDREDTVQVRGGFNGWGRDALPDQSNLVLLRVPGTTVYYQGITLTKFVGSTDEYKYYIKLSQTSRDLFLAQNPYFFDDMQYENPADWGGGNRMFTFEGDPDTPQQLPLEYYAGVPPLGLIPDGDTVSITFTVDMRPGILAATPLFDPAADSVWWVPKDEWVAHVLGYLRPGAGEEKRPTLKMTPTAANDSIYTITFDYIGPIPYTMVYVYEFGSEVNGYIQEGGGFAAGRFRCRYIQPELIGPVVWPRNYTVPTDLVQKEAPLVQEEPPELEVVGIADEQLVPRGFSVSQNYPNPFNPTTEIRFTLPKADDVSFTVYNLLGQRVVTYSRYFPAPGTYAFRWHGLNQAGRSVPSGIYFYEVKTSEYRVTRKMTLLK, from the coding sequence CTGGGAAACCAAAATCGGGGACCGCTCCTTCACACTGAACGAGGATACCACACTGGCGTTCAAGTACTTCAATAACGAGCCCCCGGCTGGCCAGATAGTCGAGGCGAAGGTTGTCTTCTCGGTGGATGTTGGCGCTTACGAAACAATGGGTATCTTCAGCGTCGACCGGGAAGATACCGTGCAGGTACGCGGAGGATTTAACGGATGGGGTCGTGATGCCCTCCCGGATCAGAGCAACCTGGTCCTGCTGCGGGTGCCTGGTACCACGGTCTACTATCAAGGCATTACCCTGACCAAGTTCGTCGGTTCGACCGATGAATATAAATACTACATCAAGTTAAGTCAGACGTCGCGGGATCTGTTTTTAGCCCAGAATCCTTATTTCTTTGATGACATGCAATATGAGAATCCCGCGGACTGGGGTGGTGGCAACCGGATGTTCACCTTTGAAGGAGATCCCGATACGCCGCAGCAGCTGCCGCTGGAGTATTATGCCGGTGTGCCACCGCTGGGTCTGATTCCTGATGGTGATACGGTGTCAATCACTTTCACGGTAGATATGCGGCCGGGTATTCTGGCGGCCACGCCGCTCTTTGATCCGGCAGCCGACTCGGTCTGGTGGGTGCCGAAAGATGAGTGGGTTGCGCACGTGCTAGGGTATCTCCGACCGGGTGCTGGTGAAGAGAAGCGCCCCACGCTGAAGATGACCCCCACAGCGGCGAATGATTCCATCTACACTATCACCTTCGATTACATTGGCCCCATACCGTATACCATGGTGTACGTGTATGAGTTCGGTAGTGAGGTCAATGGCTATATCCAGGAGGGAGGTGGATTTGCCGCCGGCCGGTTCCGTTGTCGCTATATCCAACCGGAGCTTATCGGGCCGGTGGTCTGGCCGCGGAACTACACGGTGCCAACCGATCTGGTACAGAAGGAGGCACCGCTGGTACAGGAGGAGCCACCTGAGCTCGAAGTGGTGGGGATAGCGGATGAGCAGCTAGTGCCCAGAGGGTTCAGTGTCAGCCAGAACTATCCCAATCCCTTCAATCCCACTACGGAGATTCGGTTCACCTTGCCGAAAGCCGATGACGTATCATTCACGGTCTATAATCTGCTGGGCCAGCGGGTTGTGACCTATAGCCGTTACTTCCCGGCTCCTGGAACCTATGCCTTCCGCTGGCATGGCCTCAACCAGGCAGGCCGGTCGGTGCCCAGCGGCATCTACTTCTATGAAGTAAAGACCTCGGAGTATCGGGTCACCAGAA